One genomic segment of Pseudomonas chlororaphis subsp. aurantiaca includes these proteins:
- a CDS encoding phage holin family protein has protein sequence MSDGNRINIGSIGDTNHINIAQNQAPERTSIQFVIDPRSVERVSRGSVIKGAVAFFLSLPALVLSVMSILADALGILSYFNVESRILAYLIMAVAMGGVMLCNGKRKMATASIPPDQARFIDGRWVERDESGDYLLYRNTAPCNYENCHGTVRIQMPPPREQHNHDLIGVCDIGGKQHTYRVDFNGVGERQHFDWRPLEQNKP, from the coding sequence ATGTCTGACGGTAACCGCATCAATATCGGCTCCATTGGTGATACCAACCACATCAACATTGCCCAGAATCAGGCGCCCGAGCGCACCAGCATTCAGTTCGTCATCGACCCCAGGAGCGTCGAACGGGTGAGCCGGGGCAGCGTCATCAAAGGCGCGGTGGCATTTTTTCTATCGCTGCCGGCGCTGGTGCTTTCGGTCATGTCGATCCTGGCCGACGCGTTGGGCATCCTTTCCTACTTCAATGTGGAGTCGCGGATCCTGGCCTACCTCATCATGGCCGTCGCCATGGGTGGGGTGATGCTGTGCAACGGCAAACGCAAGATGGCCACCGCCAGCATTCCACCCGACCAGGCACGGTTCATCGATGGGCGTTGGGTCGAGCGTGATGAAAGTGGCGATTACCTGCTGTATCGCAATACCGCGCCCTGCAACTACGAAAACTGCCACGGCACCGTGCGTATCCAGATGCCACCGCCTCGCGAGCAGCATAACCACGACCTGATCGGCGTCTGCGATATCGGCGGTAAGCAACACACCTATCGCGTCGACTTCAATGGCGTCGGCGAACGGCAGCATTTCGATTGGCGCCCGCTTGAGCAGAACAAGCCATGA
- a CDS encoding helix-turn-helix domain-containing protein yields the protein MASLAMKVTLERIALFQFTPEHCIQARAMLGWNQEHLSQESGVSVAAIRRFEAGGDLLDVTRLALAFRLEAEGLVFFPGFAPGRGMNIKGATPNPMERPDYAMIE from the coding sequence ATGGCCTCACTCGCGATGAAAGTCACCCTGGAACGTATCGCCCTCTTCCAGTTCACCCCAGAACACTGCATTCAAGCCCGAGCCATGCTGGGTTGGAACCAGGAACATCTGTCACAAGAGTCCGGCGTCTCGGTAGCCGCCATTCGCCGCTTCGAGGCGGGCGGCGATTTGCTCGACGTGACCCGGCTGGCACTGGCCTTTCGCCTGGAAGCAGAAGGCCTGGTGTTCTTCCCCGGCTTCGCCCCGGGGCGTGGCATGAACATCAAGGGCGCCACACCCAACCCGATGGAACGGCCCGACTACGCCATGATCGAGTGA
- a CDS encoding sulfite exporter TauE/SafE family protein: MFYLWLGLFGCMTGISAVLFGFGGGFVVVPLLYRLLLGSHGADDAVAQSAMHIAVATSTCVMIVNALMATGKHRRAGNLIRHYLWPLGGYIGLGAIAGAVLAMAVSGEVMRYAFIAYLALTIADCLLRRGFLERVDTRAPRRLGRLETTGGLGIGAIATFLGVGGSVMTVPLLRRCGLSMTQATSMANPLSVPVALAGTLTYMALAGFSRFDLGPWFIGYVDLLAFAVLTLGSLLGIRLASPWIGRIPDRLHAWVYIGLLVLVMLGMLVS; this comes from the coding sequence ATGTTTTATCTATGGCTGGGGCTGTTCGGCTGCATGACCGGGATCAGCGCGGTGTTGTTCGGTTTTGGTGGCGGTTTTGTGGTGGTGCCACTGCTGTATCGCCTGCTGCTGGGCAGCCATGGTGCTGACGATGCCGTTGCCCAGTCGGCCATGCATATAGCGGTCGCCACCTCGACCTGCGTGATGATTGTCAATGCGTTGATGGCCACCGGCAAACACCGTCGCGCCGGCAATCTGATTCGGCATTACCTGTGGCCGCTGGGTGGCTATATCGGGCTGGGCGCGATAGCGGGAGCGGTCCTGGCGATGGCGGTCAGTGGTGAGGTGATGCGTTACGCCTTTATCGCCTACCTGGCGCTGACCATTGCCGATTGCCTGCTGCGTCGTGGCTTTCTTGAGCGGGTCGACACCCGTGCGCCGCGCCGCCTGGGGCGACTGGAAACCACCGGCGGCCTGGGCATCGGGGCCATCGCTACCTTCCTGGGTGTCGGCGGCAGTGTGATGACCGTGCCCCTGCTGCGCCGTTGCGGCCTGAGCATGACCCAGGCCACGTCCATGGCCAACCCGCTGAGCGTGCCGGTGGCCCTGGCCGGGACCTTGACCTATATGGCTCTGGCCGGCTTCAGCCGTTTCGATCTGGGCCCCTGGTTTATCGGCTATGTCGACCTGCTGGCCTTTGCCGTGTTGACCCTCGGTTCATTGCTGGGCATTCGCCTGGCTTCGCCGTGGATCGGGCGCATTCCCGATCGGTTGCATGCGTGGGTGTATATCGGCCTGCTGGTGCTGGTGATGCTCGGCATGCTGGTCAGCTAA
- a CDS encoding ABC transporter substrate-binding protein has protein sequence MKKLVLLGALALSSVLSLPTFADEKPLKIGIEAAYPPFASKAPDGSIVGFDYDIGNALCEEMKVKCVWVEQEFDGLIPALKVRKIDAILSSMSITDDRKKSVDFTGKYYNTPARLVMKAGTQVSDGLAELKGKNIGVQRGSIHERFAREVLAPLGAEIKPYGSQNEIYLDVAAGRLDGTVADATLLNDGFLKTDAGKGFAFVGPAFTDTKYFGDGVGIAVRKGDALKDKITGAIAAIRENGKYKQIQDKYFDFDIYGQ, from the coding sequence ATGAAGAAACTCGTGCTTCTTGGCGCCCTGGCACTGTCCTCCGTACTTTCCCTGCCGACATTCGCCGATGAAAAGCCTCTGAAAATTGGTATCGAAGCGGCTTACCCTCCATTCGCCTCCAAGGCTCCGGATGGCAGCATCGTCGGTTTCGACTACGACATCGGCAACGCCCTGTGCGAAGAAATGAAGGTCAAGTGTGTGTGGGTCGAGCAGGAGTTCGACGGCCTGATCCCTGCACTCAAGGTGCGCAAGATCGATGCGATCCTGTCGTCCATGTCGATCACCGACGACCGCAAGAAGTCCGTGGACTTCACCGGCAAGTACTACAACACCCCTGCGCGCCTGGTCATGAAGGCAGGTACCCAGGTCAGCGACGGCCTGGCCGAGCTCAAGGGCAAGAACATTGGCGTGCAGCGCGGTTCGATCCACGAGCGTTTCGCCCGTGAAGTGCTGGCTCCGCTGGGTGCCGAGATCAAGCCATACGGCTCGCAGAACGAGATCTACCTGGACGTCGCGGCCGGTCGCCTCGATGGCACCGTGGCGGACGCTACCCTGTTGAATGACGGCTTCCTGAAAACCGACGCAGGCAAAGGCTTCGCGTTCGTCGGCCCGGCGTTCACCGATACCAAATACTTCGGCGACGGCGTGGGTATCGCCGTACGCAAGGGCGATGCGCTGAAAGACAAAATCACCGGTGCGATCGCTGCCATTCGCGAGAATGGCAAGTACAAGCAAATCCAGGACAAGTACTTCGACTTCGACATTTACGGCCAGTAA
- a CDS encoding TetR/AcrR family transcriptional regulator: MTAPKRLTDLKREAIIQAAITEFHASGFDITSMDKIAATARVSKRTVYNHFPSKEELFTEIMHKLWASIRAQADILYHPGLTLREQLRELLMAKLQLLADENFLNLARIAIAATLHSPERAQYMVARMGEREESLMVWIRSARADGRLKPLDPDFAAQQLHGMLKAFAFWPQITMNQPPLKEDEQRRVVESTLDMFLACYQA, encoded by the coding sequence ATGACAGCTCCGAAGCGCCTGACCGACCTCAAACGCGAAGCCATCATCCAGGCGGCGATTACCGAATTCCACGCCAGCGGGTTCGATATCACCAGCATGGACAAGATCGCGGCAACGGCCAGAGTGTCCAAGCGCACGGTGTACAACCACTTCCCCAGCAAGGAGGAGTTGTTCACCGAGATCATGCATAAGTTATGGGCGAGCATCAGGGCGCAAGCGGACATTCTTTACCACCCCGGATTAACCCTGCGTGAACAGTTGCGGGAATTGCTGATGGCCAAGCTGCAACTGCTGGCCGATGAAAACTTCCTCAACCTGGCGCGGATTGCGATTGCCGCTACCCTGCACTCCCCCGAACGCGCCCAGTACATGGTGGCGCGCATGGGCGAGCGTGAAGAAAGCCTGATGGTGTGGATTCGCTCGGCCCGGGCGGATGGCCGGCTCAAGCCCCTGGACCCGGACTTCGCCGCCCAGCAGCTCCACGGCATGCTCAAGGCGTTTGCCTTCTGGCCGCAGATCACCATGAACCAGCCGCCCCTCAAGGAAGACGAACAGCGGCGCGTCGTCGAGTCCACGCTGGACATGTTCCTGGCCTGCTATCAAGCCTGA
- a CDS encoding acid phosphatase has translation MPILTRSLLFFLALSGAGIVLAEQAALPYLPANQFQLVDYLPPPPAVDSSLQHSDLKAVLAAQAARSRAQVSQVQQDDEWEDSVFHFARESLGAGFSIERLPLTRAFFRRAQEDLVQFLMPAKHSYGRPRPYEASALVKPVLPPPEGDSYPSGHSMNGYLNATLLSMALPEKRSELFSRAQINADSRVIAGVHFPSDLEGGKISAAVLAARLLDDPSAAADFEAVKQEIRGVLASAD, from the coding sequence ATGCCTATTCTGACGCGTTCATTGCTGTTTTTTCTGGCCCTGTCCGGCGCGGGGATCGTCCTGGCGGAGCAGGCGGCCTTGCCTTATCTGCCGGCGAATCAGTTCCAGCTGGTCGACTACCTGCCACCGCCACCTGCCGTCGATTCGTCGCTGCAGCACAGTGATTTGAAAGCGGTGTTGGCGGCCCAGGCGGCGCGCAGCAGGGCGCAGGTGAGCCAGGTCCAGCAGGATGATGAATGGGAGGACAGCGTGTTCCACTTCGCCAGGGAATCCCTCGGCGCCGGTTTCAGCATCGAGCGCCTGCCCCTGACCCGTGCCTTCTTCCGGCGGGCCCAGGAAGACCTGGTGCAGTTCCTGATGCCGGCCAAGCACAGCTATGGTCGGCCGCGTCCTTACGAAGCCTCGGCACTGGTGAAGCCGGTACTGCCGCCACCCGAGGGCGATTCCTACCCCAGCGGTCACTCGATGAATGGTTATCTCAATGCCACCTTGTTGAGCATGGCGTTGCCGGAGAAACGCAGCGAGCTGTTCAGTCGCGCACAGATCAATGCCGACAGCCGGGTCATTGCCGGTGTGCATTTCCCCAGCGACCTGGAGGGCGGAAAGATAAGCGCCGCGGTGTTGGCGGCCCGGCTGCTGGACGATCCCAGCGCGGCGGCGGATTTCGAGGCGGTGAAACAGGAGATTCGTGGAGTCCTGGCTTCCGCCGATTGA
- the acs gene encoding acetate--CoA ligase yields the protein MSAASLYPVRPEVAANTLTDEATYKAMYQQSVVNPDGFWREQAKRLDWIKPFTTVKQTSFDDHHVDIKWFADGTLNVSYNCLDRHLAERGDQIAIIWEGDDPSESRNITYRELHEQVCKFANALRGQDVHRGDVVTIYMPMIPEAVVAMLACTRIGAIHSVVFGGFSPEALAGRIIDCKSKVVITADEGIRAGKRIPLKANVDDALTNPETSSIQKVIVCKRTNGQIKWNQHRDIWYEDLMKVAGTVCAPKEMGAEEALFILYTSGSTGKPKGVQHTTGGYLLYAALTHERVFDYRPGEIYWCTADVGWVTGHTYIVYGPLANGATTVLFEGVPNYPDVTRVAKIVDKHKVNILYTAPTAIRAMMASGSAACEGADGSSLRLLGSVGEPINPEAWDWYYKNVGQSRCPIVDTWWQTETGATLMSPLPGAHALKPGSAARPFFGVVPALVDNLGNIIEGAAEGNLVILDSWPGQARTLYGDHDRFVDTYFKTFRGMYFTGDGARRDEDGYWWITGRVDDVLNVSGHRMGTAEIESAMVAHPKVAEAAVVGVPHDIKGQGIYVYVTLNGGEEPSEALRLELKNWVRKEIGPIASPDVIQWAPGLPKTRSGKIMRRILRKIATAEYDSLGDISTLADPGVVQHLVDTHKTMNVA from the coding sequence ATGAGTGCGGCTTCTCTGTATCCCGTTCGTCCCGAGGTTGCGGCCAACACGCTGACTGACGAGGCGACCTACAAGGCCATGTACCAGCAGTCGGTCGTCAACCCGGACGGCTTCTGGCGCGAACAAGCCAAGCGCCTCGACTGGATCAAGCCTTTCACCACGGTGAAGCAGACCTCCTTCGACGATCACCATGTCGATATCAAATGGTTTGCCGACGGCACCCTCAACGTTTCCTACAACTGCCTGGATCGCCACCTGGCCGAGCGCGGCGATCAGATCGCTATCATCTGGGAAGGCGACGATCCTTCCGAAAGCCGCAACATCACCTACCGCGAACTGCACGAGCAAGTCTGCAAGTTCGCCAACGCCCTGCGTGGCCAGGACGTGCACCGCGGCGACGTGGTGACTATCTATATGCCGATGATCCCCGAAGCCGTGGTCGCCATGCTGGCCTGTACCCGGATCGGTGCGATTCACTCGGTGGTATTCGGCGGCTTCTCGCCGGAAGCGCTGGCCGGCCGTATCATCGACTGCAAGTCCAAGGTGGTGATCACCGCCGACGAAGGCATCCGCGCGGGCAAGAGGATTCCGCTCAAGGCCAATGTCGACGACGCGCTGACCAATCCGGAAACCAGCAGCATCCAGAAGGTCATCGTGTGCAAGCGCACCAATGGCCAGATCAAGTGGAACCAGCATCGCGACATCTGGTACGAAGACTTGATGAAGGTGGCCGGTACCGTCTGCGCACCAAAAGAAATGGGTGCCGAGGAAGCGCTGTTCATCCTTTATACCTCCGGCTCCACCGGTAAGCCCAAAGGCGTGCAGCACACCACTGGCGGCTACCTGCTGTACGCGGCCCTGACCCACGAGCGCGTGTTCGATTACCGTCCGGGGGAAATCTACTGGTGCACCGCCGACGTCGGCTGGGTCACCGGCCATACCTATATCGTCTATGGCCCGCTGGCCAATGGCGCGACCACCGTGCTGTTCGAGGGCGTGCCGAACTACCCGGACGTGACCCGCGTGGCGAAGATCGTCGACAAGCACAAGGTCAATATCCTCTACACCGCGCCGACCGCGATCCGCGCCATGATGGCCTCGGGTAGCGCCGCCTGCGAAGGCGCCGATGGCAGCAGCCTGCGTCTGCTGGGTTCGGTGGGTGAACCGATCAACCCGGAAGCCTGGGACTGGTACTACAAGAACGTCGGTCAATCCCGTTGCCCGATCGTCGATACCTGGTGGCAGACCGAGACCGGCGCGACCCTGATGAGCCCGCTGCCGGGCGCCCATGCCCTCAAGCCGGGTTCGGCGGCTCGTCCGTTCTTTGGTGTGGTGCCGGCGCTGGTGGACAACCTGGGCAACATTATCGAGGGCGCCGCCGAAGGCAACCTGGTGATCCTCGATTCGTGGCCAGGCCAGGCGCGCACCCTGTATGGCGACCACGATCGTTTCGTCGATACCTACTTCAAGACCTTCCGTGGCATGTATTTCACCGGTGACGGTGCCCGTCGCGATGAGGACGGCTACTGGTGGATCACCGGACGGGTGGACGATGTGCTCAACGTCTCCGGCCACCGCATGGGGACTGCCGAAATCGAAAGCGCCATGGTCGCGCACCCGAAAGTCGCCGAAGCAGCGGTGGTCGGCGTGCCCCATGACATCAAGGGGCAGGGCATCTATGTCTACGTCACCCTCAACGGTGGCGAAGAGCCGAGTGAAGCGCTGCGATTGGAGCTGAAGAACTGGGTGCGCAAGGAGATCGGTCCGATCGCCTCGCCAGATGTCATCCAGTGGGCGCCGGGGCTGCCGAAGACCCGTTCCGGGAAGATCATGCGCCGTATCCTGCGCAAGATCGCCACGGCGGAATACGACAGCCTGGGGGATATCTCCACCCTGGCTGACCCGGGCGTGGTGCAGCATCTGGTCGATACCCACAAGACCATGAACGTCGCCTAA
- a CDS encoding MBL fold metallo-hydrolase translates to MATLSSRADSTSRPETSLQEQGAFRNHAPVRRAGLGKTLSIFWRMLFHKPRDTRPIGAIPVQPLTHEQLLAAPNQSVYRLGHSTVLLKLHDKFWITDPVFAERASPVQWAGPKRFHQPPISLAELPPIEAVILSHDHYDHLDHQTVLKLADKTRYFLTPLGVGDTLVKWGLPADKVRQLDWWEGTEVDGIRFIATPSQHFSGRGLFDGNNTLWASWVMIDGDIRIFFSGDSGYFDGFKRIGERYGPFDLTLMETGAYNVEWPGVHMQPEQTLQAHIDLKGRWLLPIHNGTFDLSMHAWYEPFDRILSLAWERSIAIATPQMGDAFNLAHPQRGHAWWIEVDPMAEQVTASDL, encoded by the coding sequence ATGGCCACTCTCTCTTCCCGTGCAGACAGCACCTCACGCCCCGAAACGTCCCTGCAGGAACAAGGTGCGTTCCGTAATCATGCGCCGGTCCGGCGTGCCGGGCTGGGCAAGACGCTGAGTATTTTCTGGCGCATGTTGTTCCACAAACCGCGTGATACCCGTCCGATCGGGGCTATTCCGGTCCAGCCATTGACCCACGAACAGCTGCTGGCGGCGCCGAACCAGAGTGTCTATCGCCTGGGGCATTCGACGGTGTTATTGAAGCTGCACGACAAGTTCTGGATCACCGATCCGGTATTCGCCGAACGCGCATCGCCGGTGCAGTGGGCTGGTCCCAAGCGTTTCCACCAGCCGCCTATCAGCCTGGCCGAATTGCCGCCAATCGAAGCGGTGATCCTGTCCCATGACCACTACGATCACCTGGACCACCAGACCGTGCTCAAGCTGGCGGACAAGACCCGCTATTTCCTCACGCCCCTGGGCGTGGGCGATACCCTGGTGAAGTGGGGCTTGCCGGCCGACAAGGTGCGCCAGCTGGACTGGTGGGAAGGCACGGAAGTCGATGGCATTCGTTTTATCGCCACGCCTTCGCAGCATTTCTCCGGCCGTGGCCTGTTCGACGGCAACAACACGCTGTGGGCGTCCTGGGTGATGATCGATGGCGACATCCGGATCTTTTTCAGCGGTGACAGCGGTTACTTCGACGGCTTCAAGCGGATCGGCGAACGTTACGGCCCTTTCGACCTGACCCTGATGGAAACTGGCGCCTACAACGTCGAGTGGCCGGGTGTGCACATGCAGCCGGAGCAGACCTTGCAGGCGCACATCGACCTCAAGGGCCGCTGGTTGTTACCTATCCACAACGGCACGTTCGACCTGTCGATGCATGCCTGGTATGAACCGTTCGACCGCATCCTCTCGCTGGCCTGGGAGCGCAGCATCGCCATTGCCACGCCGCAGATGGGCGATGCCTTCAACCTGGCGCACCCGCAACGGGGGCACGCCTGGTGGATAGAGGTCGACCCCATGGCCGAGCAGGTAACGGCAAGCGATCTGTAG
- a CDS encoding AraC family transcriptional regulator, protein MRNTSIDLLDHTPRAVVAIGTDYPHGHLLPSHSHRRAQLLYGATGVMQVSTTNGRWVVPPQRAVWIAPRVDHEVLMLGVSTRSLYIEPEEMPALGDECQVISVSPLMRQLLMEAVDLPLVYDEDGRDGVLISLLLHELNRTTRLPLHIPLPETPRLLTLCQAFLQQPNAHQSPEQWAQQLHISLRTFNRLFREQTGMSFVQWRQRACVVRALTRLAAGEAVTRIALDFGYDSPAAFSTMFRRVAGQPPSAYLETGA, encoded by the coding sequence ATGCGTAACACTTCGATCGACCTGCTGGATCACACTCCACGCGCCGTGGTGGCGATCGGCACCGATTACCCCCACGGCCACCTGTTGCCGAGCCATAGCCATCGTCGTGCGCAGCTGTTGTATGGCGCCACCGGAGTGATGCAGGTCAGCACCACGAATGGCCGCTGGGTGGTGCCGCCACAGCGCGCGGTATGGATTGCGCCCCGGGTCGACCATGAGGTGCTGATGCTCGGGGTCAGCACCCGCAGTCTTTACATCGAACCGGAGGAGATGCCGGCCTTGGGCGATGAGTGCCAGGTGATCAGCGTGTCACCACTGATGCGTCAGTTGCTGATGGAGGCGGTGGATCTGCCGCTGGTGTATGACGAGGATGGACGCGACGGTGTGCTGATCAGCCTGCTGCTGCATGAACTGAACCGCACCACCCGCCTGCCCCTGCACATTCCCCTGCCCGAAACGCCACGCCTGCTCACGCTGTGCCAGGCCTTCCTGCAACAACCCAATGCCCACCAGTCCCCCGAGCAATGGGCGCAGCAGCTGCATATCAGCCTGCGCACCTTCAACCGCCTGTTCCGCGAGCAGACCGGCATGAGTTTCGTCCAGTGGCGCCAGCGCGCCTGCGTGGTCAGGGCCTTGACCCGACTGGCCGCGGGCGAGGCGGTGACGCGAATCGCCCTCGATTTCGGCTATGACAGCCCCGCCGCCTTTTCCACCATGTTCCGCCGGGTAGCGGGGCAACCACCCAGCGCCTACCTGGAAACCGGGGCATAG
- a CDS encoding DUF2790 domain-containing protein codes for MKALLVLALSSLCATAMADEIPTDVASQQPPVEEYSYSSDLDIAKVISMSEVPDVCEVVPARMEYEDSKGLRHILQYRVMGNGCSNG; via the coding sequence ATGAAAGCTTTATTAGTTCTGGCCCTCAGCAGTCTTTGCGCTACAGCAATGGCCGACGAGATCCCGACTGATGTCGCCAGCCAGCAACCGCCAGTAGAGGAATACTCTTATTCGTCCGACCTGGACATCGCCAAAGTTATATCCATGAGCGAAGTTCCAGATGTATGCGAAGTTGTACCAGCGCGTATGGAATATGAAGATTCGAAAGGCCTGCGGCATATCCTGCAATACCGCGTCATGGGTAACGGCTGCTCTAACGGCTGA
- a CDS encoding ribonucleotide-diphosphate reductase subunit beta: protein MLSWDEFDKEEGEVAVKGANAGHAAEAAMDKLDSAGGAAALEARAVTANDSAAVARAKASLDQLDIAEGLAELEGASARVAVDEKRMINCRADLNQLVPFKYDWAWQKYLDGCANHWMPQEVNMTADIALWKNPEGLTDDERRIVMRNLGFFSTADSLVANNLVLAVYRLITNPECRQYILRQAFEEAIHTHAYQYCIESLAMDEGEIFNMYHEIPSVAKKAAWGLKYTRSISDPKFETGTVDTDKELLRNLIAYYCVLEGIFFYCGFTQILSMGRRNKMTGVAEQFQYILRDESMHLNFGIDVINQIKIENPHLWDAEMKEEATQMILQGTQLEIEYARDTMPRGVLGMNAAMMEDYLKFIANRRLSQIGLKEEYPGTTNPFPWMSEIMDLKKEKNFFETRVIEYQTGGALSWD, encoded by the coding sequence ATGCTGAGCTGGGACGAATTCGACAAAGAAGAAGGCGAAGTCGCCGTTAAAGGCGCCAACGCCGGCCACGCTGCCGAAGCTGCCATGGACAAACTCGACAGCGCCGGTGGTGCCGCCGCTCTCGAAGCCCGCGCCGTAACCGCCAACGATTCTGCTGCCGTTGCCCGTGCCAAGGCATCTCTGGACCAGCTCGACATCGCCGAAGGTCTGGCCGAGCTGGAAGGTGCTTCCGCTCGTGTCGCCGTCGATGAAAAGCGCATGATCAACTGCCGCGCCGACCTCAACCAGCTCGTGCCATTCAAATATGACTGGGCCTGGCAGAAGTACCTGGACGGTTGCGCGAACCACTGGATGCCGCAAGAAGTCAACATGACCGCCGACATCGCCCTCTGGAAAAACCCGGAAGGCCTGACCGACGACGAGCGCCGCATCGTGATGCGCAACCTGGGCTTCTTCTCCACCGCCGACTCCCTGGTTGCCAACAACCTGGTGCTGGCCGTGTACCGCCTGATCACCAACCCGGAATGCCGCCAGTACATCCTGCGCCAGGCGTTCGAAGAGGCGATCCACACCCACGCCTACCAGTACTGCATCGAATCGCTGGCCATGGATGAAGGCGAGATCTTCAACATGTACCACGAGATTCCATCGGTCGCGAAAAAAGCGGCCTGGGGCCTGAAGTACACCCGTTCGATCTCCGATCCGAAGTTCGAAACCGGCACCGTCGACACCGACAAAGAGCTGCTGCGCAACCTGATCGCCTACTACTGCGTTCTGGAAGGCATCTTCTTCTACTGCGGCTTCACCCAGATCCTGTCCATGGGCCGCCGCAATAAAATGACCGGTGTCGCCGAGCAGTTCCAGTACATCCTGCGCGACGAATCCATGCACCTGAACTTCGGTATCGACGTGATCAACCAGATCAAGATCGAAAACCCGCACCTGTGGGATGCGGAGATGAAGGAAGAAGCCACCCAGATGATCCTCCAGGGCACCCAACTGGAAATCGAATACGCTCGCGACACCATGCCGCGCGGCGTACTGGGCATGAACGCGGCGATGATGGAGGACTACCTCAAGTTCATCGCCAACCGCCGCCTGTCGCAGATCGGCCTGAAAGAAGAGTACCCAGGCACCACCAACCCGTTCCCATGGATGAGCGAAATCATGGACTTGAAGAAAGAGAAGAACTTCTTCGAGACTCGGGTTATCGAGTACCAGACTGGCGGCGCGCTGAGCTGGGATTGA
- a CDS encoding AAA family ATPase, with the protein MAYRLHLFGASGSGTTTLGQALAQRLGIAHFDSDNFFWRPSEQPFSLRRPRDERIQLLQQQVAGLDGWVLSGSLCGWGDPMIPTFTHAIFLRLDPEIRLQRLQVREFQRYGKQIHEGGARHLATQTFLAWAAGYDTGGQGTRSLRRHESWITGLSCPVIRLDATHRSVQALQEEVLSALDHSIMA; encoded by the coding sequence ATGGCTTATCGGCTTCATCTGTTTGGCGCGTCCGGTTCCGGTACCACGACCTTGGGTCAGGCGCTGGCCCAGCGCTTGGGGATCGCGCATTTCGACTCCGATAACTTCTTCTGGCGCCCCAGCGAACAGCCTTTCAGCTTGCGCCGTCCACGGGACGAGCGCATCCAGCTGTTACAGCAGCAGGTGGCCGGGTTGGACGGCTGGGTGTTGTCCGGCTCCTTGTGCGGCTGGGGTGACCCGATGATTCCGACCTTCACCCATGCCATTTTCCTCCGCCTGGACCCCGAGATTCGCCTGCAGCGTTTGCAGGTGCGCGAGTTTCAGCGTTATGGCAAGCAGATCCATGAGGGCGGTGCACGCCATCTCGCTACTCAGACCTTTCTTGCCTGGGCGGCCGGCTACGACACGGGGGGCCAAGGTACGCGCAGCCTGCGCCGACATGAGAGCTGGATCACCGGGCTGAGCTGCCCGGTAATCCGCCTCGATGCCACTCACCGCTCGGTGCAGGCATTACAGGAAGAGGTACTGAGCGCCCTGGATCACTCGATCATGGCGTAG